A single window of Anaerobaca lacustris DNA harbors:
- a CDS encoding RNA polymerase sigma factor, with translation MAAYYRNEGSRKHAVDAAAAVFREHGAFIRTTIRFQARNESQEDDLLQQLFLSLVSRPIPADVENVRSYLYRAIANDIIDLARRKARQRRRFERFAEDFRISIHKQAPTDAIVSEEDGNATFACLTRKLSRREAQAVTLRYRDDRSIPEIARMMGVDRRTVSHYLAAAVRQLRRVLAIE, from the coding sequence GTGGCAGCATACTATCGAAACGAAGGGTCACGCAAGCATGCCGTGGACGCGGCTGCGGCGGTATTTCGCGAGCACGGGGCATTTATCCGGACCACCATTCGTTTCCAGGCCAGGAATGAGTCTCAGGAAGACGACCTGTTGCAGCAGCTCTTTCTTTCGCTCGTGAGCCGCCCCATCCCGGCAGACGTCGAGAACGTCAGGAGTTATCTCTACCGGGCGATTGCCAACGACATTATCGATCTGGCCCGGCGAAAGGCCCGCCAGCGGAGACGTTTTGAAAGATTTGCAGAAGATTTTCGGATTTCCATCCACAAACAGGCACCGACCGACGCTATTGTCAGTGAAGAAGACGGCAATGCGACGTTCGCTTGCCTGACCCGAAAGCTGAGCAGGAGAGAGGCGCAAGCCGTCACGTTGCGGTATCGGGACGATCGGAGCATTCCGGAGATCGCCCGGATGATGGGGGTTGACAGGCGAACTGTCAGCCACTATCTGGCCGCCGCCGTGAGGCAGTTGAGGAGAGTCTTGGCGATTGAATGA